In the genome of Streptomyces pactum, one region contains:
- the argS gene encoding arginine--tRNA ligase, translating to MASVPSLAASVHQRLAEALSAALPEAGSADPLLRRSDRADFQANGMLALAKKLGGNPRELAGKVVAALGDAAPGGTGPAGEVISGVEVSGPGFLNITVSDEAITRTLAARAADGRLGVPVAERPGTTVIDYAQPNVAKEMHVGHLRSAVIGDAVVRILEFSGEKVVRRHHIGDWGTQFGMLIQYLIEHPHELDHEDKASGEEAMSNLNRLYKAARALFDSDPEFKERSRRRVVDLQAGDEETLALWRRFVDESKIYFYSVFDKLDMEIRDPDVVGESGYNDMLAETCRLLEESGVAVRSEGALCVFFDDVKGPDGKPVPLIVQKSDGGYGYAATDLSAIRDRVGNLGADTLLYVVDARQSLHFKMVFETARRAGWLNDRVHAVQLAFGTVLGKDGKPFKTREGETVRLVDLLDEAIDRASAVVREKAQDLTEAEIAERGAQVGIGAVKYADLSTSASRDYKFDLDQMVSLNGDTSVYLQYAYARIRSILRKAGDARAVAHPELALAPAERALGLHLDKFAEVLHEVAEEYAPHKLAAYLYQLASLYTTFYDQCPVLKAETPETVENRLFLCDLTARTLHQGMDLLGIRTPERL from the coding sequence ATGGCCTCGGTCCCTTCCCTTGCCGCTTCGGTCCACCAGCGCCTCGCGGAGGCTCTCTCGGCAGCCCTGCCGGAGGCCGGTTCCGCCGATCCGCTGCTGCGACGTAGCGACCGGGCGGACTTCCAGGCCAACGGCATGCTGGCGCTGGCCAAGAAGCTCGGCGGGAACCCACGCGAGCTGGCCGGCAAGGTGGTGGCTGCCCTCGGCGACGCCGCCCCGGGCGGCACCGGCCCGGCCGGCGAGGTGATCTCCGGCGTGGAGGTCTCCGGCCCCGGGTTCCTCAACATCACCGTCTCCGACGAGGCGATCACCCGGACGCTGGCGGCCCGCGCCGCCGACGGCCGGCTCGGGGTCCCGGTGGCCGAGCGGCCCGGCACCACGGTGATCGACTACGCCCAGCCGAACGTGGCCAAGGAGATGCACGTCGGCCACCTGCGGTCCGCCGTGATCGGCGACGCGGTGGTGCGCATCCTGGAGTTCTCCGGCGAGAAGGTGGTCCGGCGCCACCACATCGGCGACTGGGGCACCCAGTTCGGCATGCTCATCCAGTACCTGATCGAGCACCCGCACGAGCTGGACCACGAGGACAAGGCCTCCGGCGAGGAGGCCATGTCCAACCTCAACCGGCTCTACAAGGCGGCGCGCGCCCTCTTCGACTCCGACCCGGAGTTCAAGGAGCGGTCCCGCCGCCGGGTGGTGGACCTCCAGGCCGGGGACGAGGAGACCCTGGCGCTGTGGCGGCGGTTCGTCGACGAGTCGAAGATCTACTTCTACTCGGTCTTCGACAAGCTCGACATGGAGATCCGGGACCCGGACGTGGTCGGCGAGTCCGGCTACAACGACATGCTCGCGGAGACCTGCCGGCTGCTGGAGGAGTCGGGCGTCGCGGTCCGCTCCGAGGGCGCGCTCTGCGTCTTCTTCGACGACGTCAAGGGCCCGGACGGGAAGCCGGTGCCGCTGATCGTGCAGAAGTCCGACGGCGGCTACGGCTACGCGGCCACCGACCTGTCGGCGATCCGCGACCGGGTGGGGAACCTGGGCGCCGACACCCTGCTGTACGTGGTGGACGCGCGCCAGTCGCTCCACTTCAAGATGGTCTTCGAGACCGCGCGCCGGGCCGGCTGGCTCAACGACCGGGTGCACGCGGTGCAGCTGGCGTTCGGCACCGTGCTGGGCAAGGACGGCAAGCCGTTCAAGACCCGTGAGGGCGAGACGGTGCGGCTGGTGGACCTGCTGGACGAGGCGATCGACCGCGCCTCGGCGGTGGTCCGGGAGAAGGCACAGGACCTCACCGAGGCGGAGATCGCCGAGCGCGGCGCGCAGGTCGGCATCGGCGCGGTGAAGTACGCCGACCTGTCCACCTCGGCCTCCCGGGACTACAAGTTCGACCTCGACCAGATGGTCTCGCTCAACGGCGACACCTCGGTCTACCTCCAGTACGCCTACGCCCGTATCCGGTCGATCCTCCGCAAGGCCGGGGACGCCCGCGCGGTGGCGCACCCGGAGCTGGCGCTGGCGCCGGCCGAGCGGGCGCTCGGGCTGCACCTGGACAAGTTCGCGGAGGTGCTGCACGAGGTGGCCGAGGAGTACGCGCCGCACAAGCTGGCCGCGTACCTGTACCAGCTGGCGTCGCTGTACACCACCTTCTACGACCAGTGCCCGGTGCTGAAGGCGGAGACACCCGAGACGGTGGAGAACCGCCTGTTCCTGTGCGACCTGACCGCCCGGACCCTGCACCAGGGCATGGACCTGCTGGGCATCCGCACCCCCGAGCGGCTCTGA
- the lysS gene encoding lysine--tRNA ligase: MTARKEVPNVAQSTETDWVSRFADEVIAEAERRAPGKPIVCASGLSPSGPIHLGNLREVMTPHLVADEIRRRGHDCVHIISWDDYDRFRKVPAGIDPSWSEHIGKPLTAVPAPPGSSYPNWAEHFKAPMIEALAELGVEFHGISQTEKYTSGAYRDQILHAMRHRGEIDAVLDRYRTKDKGDKAAQAPAKKPQQAKGKLDEADLAAAEAAAEGSGAASEDDGSGGAAGYYPYKPYCTACGRDLTTVTGYDDDTTEMSYSCVCGHAETVRLSEFNGGKLVWKVDWPMRWAYEGVVFEPSGVDHSSPGSSFVVGGQIVKEVFGGEQPIGPMYAFVGISGMAKMSSSKGGVPTPADALEIMEAPLLRWLYARRKPNQSFKIAFDQEIQRLYDEWDALERKIADGAAQPADAAAYSRATRTAAGELPRTPRPLPYRTLASVVDITTGDDEQTLRILGELDPANPVKSLDEARPRLDRAERWITTQVPADQRTQVRTEPDTERLAALGDTERESLRLLLAGLDDHWSLDGLTALVYGVPKVQAGLDPDAKPTPELKVAQRSFFALLYTLLVGRDTGPRLPTLLLAVGADRVRRLLAA, from the coding sequence ATGACCGCAAGGAAGGAAGTGCCGAACGTGGCTCAGAGCACCGAGACCGACTGGGTCTCCCGTTTCGCGGACGAGGTCATTGCCGAGGCGGAGCGTCGCGCCCCCGGCAAACCGATCGTCTGCGCCTCGGGCCTCAGCCCGTCCGGCCCGATCCACCTCGGCAACCTCCGTGAGGTCATGACCCCGCACCTGGTGGCGGACGAGATCCGGCGCCGGGGTCACGACTGCGTGCACATCATCTCCTGGGACGACTACGACCGGTTCCGCAAGGTCCCGGCCGGTATCGACCCGTCCTGGTCCGAGCACATCGGCAAGCCGCTCACCGCGGTCCCGGCCCCGCCCGGCAGCTCGTACCCGAACTGGGCCGAGCACTTCAAGGCGCCGATGATCGAGGCGCTCGCCGAACTGGGCGTGGAGTTCCACGGCATCAGCCAGACCGAGAAGTACACCTCGGGCGCCTACCGGGACCAGATCCTGCACGCGATGCGCCACCGCGGCGAGATCGACGCCGTGCTGGACCGCTACCGCACCAAGGACAAGGGCGACAAGGCCGCCCAGGCGCCGGCGAAGAAGCCGCAGCAGGCCAAGGGCAAGCTGGACGAGGCCGACCTGGCCGCGGCCGAGGCCGCCGCCGAGGGCTCCGGCGCGGCGAGCGAGGACGACGGCAGCGGCGGCGCCGCCGGCTACTACCCGTACAAGCCGTACTGCACGGCCTGCGGGCGCGACCTGACCACCGTCACCGGCTACGACGACGACACCACCGAGATGTCCTACAGCTGTGTGTGCGGGCACGCGGAGACCGTCCGGCTGAGCGAGTTCAACGGCGGCAAGCTGGTCTGGAAGGTGGACTGGCCGATGCGCTGGGCGTACGAGGGCGTGGTCTTCGAGCCCTCCGGCGTGGACCACTCCTCGCCCGGCTCCTCCTTCGTCGTCGGCGGCCAGATCGTCAAGGAGGTCTTCGGCGGCGAGCAGCCCATCGGCCCGATGTACGCCTTCGTCGGCATCAGCGGGATGGCCAAGATGTCCAGCTCCAAGGGCGGGGTGCCGACCCCGGCCGACGCGCTGGAGATCATGGAGGCCCCGCTGCTGCGCTGGCTGTACGCCCGCCGCAAGCCCAACCAGTCCTTCAAGATCGCCTTCGACCAGGAGATCCAGCGGCTGTACGACGAGTGGGACGCCCTGGAGCGGAAGATCGCCGACGGCGCGGCCCAGCCCGCCGACGCCGCCGCGTACAGCCGGGCCACCCGGACCGCCGCCGGTGAGCTGCCGCGCACCCCGCGCCCGCTGCCGTACCGCACCCTCGCCTCGGTGGTGGACATCACCACCGGCGACGACGAGCAGACGCTGCGCATCCTCGGCGAGCTGGACCCGGCCAACCCGGTGAAGTCGCTGGACGAGGCGCGGCCCCGGCTGGACCGGGCCGAGCGCTGGATCACCACCCAGGTCCCGGCCGACCAGCGCACCCAGGTCCGCACCGAGCCCGACACCGAGCGGCTCGCCGCGCTCGGCGACACCGAGCGGGAGTCGCTGCGGCTGCTGCTCGCCGGGCTGGACGACCACTGGTCGCTGGACGGGCTCACCGCCCTGGTCTACGGCGTGCCGAAGGTCCAGGCCGGCCTGGACCCGGACGCCAAGCCGACGCCGGAGCTGAAGGTCGCCCAGCGGTCCTTCTTCGCGCTCCTCTACACCCTGCTCGTCGGCCGGGACACCGGCCCCCGGCTGCCCACGCTGCTGCTCGCGGTCGGCGCGGACCGGGTCCGGCGGCTGCTGGCGGCCTGA